GTTTATGTGGGTTCTGCATGATAGTTGGATGATGATGATAAATTCATCTCATCACTGCTATTATATTTTAAAGTAGTATAGATAGAATATATCCTATGTCCTTTCtttgcttatgcttatacttatcggtcaaaatttgaatttttaattttagggttttttcatcgaagtttatttttcaacctttgCTTTGATATCactaaaaacacgtatataaaagttttacttataaattatttttcatttataaatatgccgtttggcttattccccAAAAAGCGAAACGATGGGACCTAATGTACTTATGTTTGCGTGATTTTAATTTTACTTTGATAGAATCTAGAATAATGAGATCACGGAGTTCTGTTTACTATTTTttactttctctgtttcacaatgtaagtcattctagcattcatattgatgtcatcaatataaatgctagaatgacttacattgtgaaacggagggagtaggtactAGTATTACTTTGCATAGGGTTCTCATGATTAAAACTAGAAGTTCGTTCCAAATATATTCTTTTTGGGagtgtttattttttttggatggagagtGTATATCGAatatttagggggtgtttgggactAAGGGCTGGTTTGATTTGAGGCCTAAATTtggcttaccaatatttgataattttaatagtgtttagtgtctatttggtttgaagctaaattttagcatgcctaagaaaataggccatttcaatagttaacttagactattttggcttcaatccaagcACAACTTTGCCTTTTCAAAATTTGTCATGtcaaaacttaccaaaatttggcattgccaaaaattTATAAGACTAATTTAGGTCACAAAACAAACTGGCCCTAAAGTTCCCTCAcacccaaacacccccttaggaTGGGGCATTTTGCCGTGACACTGTCTGGGTCTTCAAGGTCCAGACGGTGCACTTTATTTGCCGTGACCTATCAGTTCGTCAACACTAACAGAGAATCACAGCCGGTCACGTACTCACAGTCACTTATCTTTGATTTGGACGATTTAATTAACAGTGGCATGCTGCCCATTGTCAATTGCTAATTTACCCACACGTCGCGCTGCCGTATAGAGCAAGTTCAGATGAGACAGGGAGTCAGAGAGATCAGCCGAAATCCATGATTTCATTTTTGAATTTAGCACAAAGACTTGTGGATTCTTTCTTCAGAAACTAGACCGAACAGGACATGTTTTTTTCCCTCGAGTAGATGCTAAGATGCCCCTCGCTTCTTCCATATCAttaaaatagttaaattttttcttaaaaagataATAACACAGATAAATATAAGTTATATCACTCACATACATATAAGACCAAATTTAATGAATAGAAGttataaaaacaaattaaaatctaACAAGTACGTGTACTATTGATGGCCATATTTGTTTTTTCCCATCAACTTGCATAAACtggatttatatatttatgtagtaatatatcatatattaatatattttgtttatttaaaaaattgcaTAATTACTTGGAAATCCCTTCCAGTGGAAAAGGACTTTCCCAAACTGACACACACAACCATGAGAACACATATGTAGAAGATGGATATTTCAACCCTGTCACTTGCTAGGAAAAACCTCAGCTATGTccgagtttagatccaaagtttttttcaaacttttaactttttcatcatatcaaaactttcctacatacataaactttcaacttttccatcacattgtttcaatttcaaccaaacttctaattttggtgtgaactaaacacaccctatatacTCATACAACTTGTGGTTTTGCCACATCACCTTCATGAAAACAACTTTCCACAATAATTACAGTGAAGGCGCAAGTACGATATGCCAGTCCACTTTATGGGTGGAGTGCATTCCTGTTTTTAGAGAAAATATGTGGTGAAAACTACATACGTaatgaaaatttgaaactaTAGTTGGATCGAAAAAGGACGTCTATGATTTGTCCACGTCAatatgagtaaaaattttactcccaCTAAAACTTTTACTCATGAGTAAATTTACGAGTAAAATTTTTTATTCATGGTGACGTGAATGAATCTCAGATGTCTAGATTTTCACTGGATATGTGTTTGCACTACGTATTTTCCCCCGTTTATGTACCGCGAGCTGAATCAAAGTTTCAACGACAGCATAGTACCATAGGAGAATATACACATATAACAAGGACACGGCAATCATCTTTACTTTGCTATTCAATGGACCCTACATTTTATATGTGACAGATTAATCGAGATCCATTAATTGAGCCAACAAATTTTGTTATGCCGACTCATGCTGTCAACATTATTGACTAATTTATGGATTCATTTATGCAATATCTTTTCAAAAGAAGTTCTCCTTTTTATGTCAAGGATAGGATCTATATGCTCTTTAATTTGCTGCAAtatcttttaaaaataatataattgcTACAGGAAAAATCAAAGAATGTGGTTTTTCTAGGGGATATTGTAAAAACGTGAATTTGTTCGAGTACTCAGAAAGTATGATAATTTACTGCAAAACACATGAGTATTAAAATACAACATTCACTTAGTTGAGGAGAGAGAAACCATATAAAATATTCATTTTACCCTCATATTCTTTCTCTCAAGAGGTTTTAGTCACCTCCACCCACCTGATCTGCTTCGACATGGCCGACGTAGCCGGTGCCATCGGGCTCCCATCCTGCTTCTCCACCTAGCTGTCGTGGCGGTCCTCGTCCTCGCCATCTTTGCTTCCTTCGTGCCAGACGCTCTCACTGTTGTCGCCCTCGAGCTCCTTCCCAAGCCGTCGATCAACCTCGATTCCAGCTTGATTTGCATCAATCTCGACCGGCGACCCATCCTCACTTCCACCGTCACGGCGCCCTTCGCTCAGCTTCTTCCAACGTCGTCGGATCCCGCACCAACCCATCGGCTTCATTGCTAGGAACCGCAGACACATGGGGGAGTGGCATCCCCTCTACCATCGTGGCCCTCTTCCGCGATCATTTGCAGTCACGCCAAGCTGCCGCTGTCGGAGGAGTAGGCGAGGGGGACTTCTTCCTCTGCTCGACACCGGCTTCGCTTGGTTTCCCACCAGCTTTCCAGCCTCTCTGTCGTCGGCGCTCTCTCCCTTGCCCACTGTCTCCTTTGCTATGTGACTGCCTCGCCTTGTCACCCACCGCCTGACCTCTCCCCCGACGAAAGCAATTTGGACCCAATCACCCAAGGGCAAagctatagttttgtgaaaattcTCTCTCCGAAATAGCAGGAAatcataaaataatatatatggtGTCTACTAGAAAATTGCCCCGGTTTTTAAGCGTCGTTGGACAAATTCACATTCTTAGCAATGATCAAATTTTTTGAGTGTCCTTTAGCAATTTTGCTAACcaattaagagaaaattttggcTATGTACACGGAGGCTAGGATGTAAAGCATTTCCATATAAAAAATTAAGCAAAGAATAACCATACAATATCGGTCAACCATACAAATTGGTTGTAGGAGGGGCAAACCACACTGGCTGTGTTCTTACCCCCAagtttcccaacccatctccctcgttttctatgtgtacacttttcaaactgttaaacggcgcgttttttgaaaaaaaaattaaacgaaagttgctttaaaaatcatattgatccattttttaaaaaaatagttaatacttaattaatcacgtgctaatggatagCTAACGCCGGTAACAGGCTGCAGCGAACACACGCTACGCTGGGAGCGAAACTATGAATTGATTAAGCGAGACTCGCTAGATAAGCCCTGGGGAGGTACTTTTGATAGAGAAGGAGAGTAGTGCTTAGGTTAGAAATGCTCTttctcatgattttttttattttttttgaactttttaaaattttaattttacaaatgaaccatTTCAAAACTTATTTCTAGAATCTGAATCATTTGGCCACGCCAGCCCGCCTGGCATGGTAAAACATCACTGACACACCATCCGCAACGGTGCAACGTGCGTGACAGTTTTAGCGTGACCAAAAGGTTTAGATTGTGGAAATAAATTTTgaagggtttatttttaaaattaaaaaataaaaaaggtttaaaaaataattaagttcCTTTCTCAGCATAATCCCTCCTATTTCTTTCAAAAATGTTTCTCTCTATATTCATTTCCAGTGTTCATAGGCGACTATGTGTGTGTCAGAGATCGAATTGTGGATATTGATTCCGGAATAACTAAAAGTCCTGCAGTCTTGATAGTGAGGTATGAACTCATATTCTAAGTCTTGGGCAACTTGTAAGTTACTGCGTCAATCGTTTTGACTGTGACTAGGGAAACAGGTAAATATACCATGGTCTCTACTGGTTAGtattaggccgtgtttagttacttttcaaaaaaaaaattaacatataCGAAcctatatgaagtattaaacgtagattaataacaaaacaaattacagatttcgccaGTAAACTGCGAGgcaaatctattaagcctaattaatccatcattagcaaatatttactgtagcactacattgtcaaatcatggcacaattaggctcaaaagattcgtcttgcaatttacatgtaaactatgcaattggttttttcatccacatttaatgttccatgcatgtgtccaaacatttgatatgacagaaaagttggaagtttgaaggtaACATAgccttagagcaagtataatagtaggctataagctgACTAAATGCTGAAGTgtaggagagaagagaggagagagaggagaagcgggctgtaaacttaAAGCCGGCTTGGACGCAAGAACCAAGCCATATTCGTGGACACTAgaatctactccctccttccaaaaataTTAGACTTATTTCATATTTTGGTTTCTCCAAATATGTTAGTCATATATTGTAATTTTTACGTATTTAAGACTTACTACCTCCTTGCACAAATATATGACGTTGGTTAGTTCAATTTTGAGCTAACCAAcgtcaaacaaaaaaatatagagGGAGTAAATGGAAAGATAAATTGAATTATTAATCAGAACCTGATGAGCCTGGTAAACATACATTGTTTGATCTTTGTTACATGCaggataaattattttttttcttagtggCAAAAGTAATACTCCTTTCGTCCCAAACTATAACAATCTTAAATTGAATGTATATttatacaatgaatctggacaaaacCCTATTTAGATTTGTTGTATTTGGATATGTCTCATCCAGTTTTAGGTTATGATATTGTAGGAAAGATGGAGTATTTTAGGTTGCAAGTTACTCCCTATGTCCAAATGAATCACCTAGGATAGAGATGTGATCTATTCTAAGATAATGAATCTGAAcaaaggagggagtatgttgtaAAATCTAATCTTTTTTGGATGCAGGGGCCATGATGCTTCACTCCTTCCTAAGCAAGGGCATTATTACTCCATCTGCTTCATATTATAATCGTTTtgagtttgtagaaaaaaaacagtAATATTTTCAccccaagacaaatatattattaaaatatatattcaattatagattagtgaaactaatttgatgttgtaaatattactgtATTTATTTACAAACTTGAACAAACTTGTAGTAGTAGTTTAAGTAATTTAACTAaagttaaaatgacttataatataaaacggggAGTAGCTATTAAGAGTACTTTAACTGCACTGACATAATTTGGACGGAATTTACAGATGTCACTGAGGACGATAGAAGAACAGGAAGGCTACCTCGATTTGAGATAAAATCATCACCATTCACCAACACTAATAAAATGGAAGAAAAAAGCTCTACTGTTATACTTTCTCTACAGCATGATCGACCTAACAATGAGAACAATCACCGCGGCTGACGGTCACACGGGCAGCTCCGGCTCCGGCCCGGCGGCGcacacggcggcgcggcacagCGGGCACGTCGCGTGCGCGCGCAGCCACTCGTCGACGCAGCCGGCGTGGAACAGGTGCCCGCACGACGGCAGCCGCCGCACGGCCTCGCCGACGCGCGCCAGGCCGAGGCATATCGAGCACTGCGCCcatccccccgccgccgccgccgtctgctcCCGCTTGTACCCGAAGGCCGCCGGGAGCGCCAtgatcgccgccgcgtccatcccggccgccgccggcgccacgtcaccaccgccggcgccaccaccaccaccatggccTTCCTCCCCGCCGAGCGACAGGCGCAGGAAGGGGAAGCGGCGCGCGCGGGTGACCGTGACATTGagcgcggcgagggcgacggcgcagaCGTCGAGCACcatggcgccggccgccgcggccacgccgAAGAGCTGGTACGTGACGAAGAACAGGGACACGGTGACCAGGAACAGCGGCACGACCaccctgctgccgccgccgtcgacgccgtgtCGCGCCGCCACCGTGGCTGTCGCCGCCGGGTTGTCCGTGaactcggcggcggaggcgagcatGTTGTCGCGTCGGGAGCGAGAGAGCGCGACGTGCACGGTGGAACGGAGACAGCTGCAGATGCACGAGCGTTACGCCTAGGGATTTTGGCCACGGATCGACCGTGCGATCGAGAAACGGACGGTCGAGATTGGAAGGAAGAcgcaaaaaaggaaaaggaaaaggaaaaggaaaaggaggaggttAATGCAGCAGAGTTTGATTTGCTGTAATGCAGAGGTAGAATTTGTCTGATGCAACAGCCTgggttttatatatatattatccaGTAATTCTAGCAGGTTCCAAAATACACAGACACCTTTAatccaaaataataataataattattattgcCTCC
The Oryza sativa Japonica Group chromosome 6, ASM3414082v1 DNA segment above includes these coding regions:
- the LOC107275917 gene encoding E3 ubiquitin-protein ligase EL5 — translated: MLASAAEFTDNPAATATVAARHGVDGGGSRVVVPLFLVTVSLFFVTYQLFGVAAAAGAMVLDVCAVALAALNVTVTRARRFPFLRLSLGGEEGHGGGGGAGGGDVAPAAAGMDAAAIMALPAAFGYKREQTAAAAGGWAQCSICLGLARVGEAVRRLPSCGHLFHAGCVDEWLRAHATCPLCRAAVCAAGPEPELPV